CTGTTCCGGGCCTGATTACAAGCTTGTAGTCGGCAAAGGTCATCGTCCTCGTTTCCCTGACGTCGACAACGATTATCTTCGCTCCTCTCCTCTTTGCCTTCAGGATGTAGTCCATGACGACCGGATGGGTCTCGGCAGGGTTGTAGCCCCAGATGAGTATCGCGTTAAAGCTCTCCAAATCCTCGTAGGGGTTCGTTTGAGCGCCAGTTCCTACGGTAAGCTTGAGAGCATGAACAGAAGCTTCATGGCATAAGCGAGCGCAGTTGTCGATGTTGTTCGTGCCGAAGAGGCGGGCAATCTTCTGGAGGAGGTAGTTCTCCTCGTTGCTGACCTTGGAAGATGCCAGAAAGGCCACGGCATCGGGCCCGTAGAGCTCTCTGATCTCAAGGAGCCTGTTCGCTATCTCCTCTATGGCAACGCCCCAGCTCACCGGAACCATCGCAGAGCCGACCTTCTTCAGGGGCCTCTTGAGCCTGTCCCTTGAGGTAACGAACTCGGTCGCGTGGAGGCCCTTGGGACAGAGCTTTCCCCTGTTCGGTTCTCCACGATATGGTTTTACCCTCAGGGTCTTTGGGTCTATGAGAAGGTTGCATCCAAAGCCACAGTAGGGGCAGACAACCTTTCTGAGTTCGCCCATCCAACCACCG
The sequence above is drawn from the Thermococcus sp. genome and encodes:
- a CDS encoding molybdopterin-dependent oxidoreductase; its protein translation is MGELRKVVCPYCGFGCNLLIDPKTLRVKPYRGEPNRGKLCPKGLHATEFVTSRDRLKRPLKKVGSAMVPVSWGVAIEEIANRLLEIRELYGPDAVAFLASSKVSNEENYLLQKIARLFGTNNIDNCARLCHEASVHALKLTVGTGAQTNPYEDLESFNAILIWGYNPAETHPVVMDYILKAKRRGAKIIVVDVRETRTMTFADYKLVIRPGT